A region of Flammeovirga agarivorans DNA encodes the following proteins:
- a CDS encoding RagB/SusD family nutrient uptake outer membrane protein, whose translation MKNIKKYIAGGVLAAFVMMGCSEDEFLTQDNPNSITPAFFWKTNEDFNKATNTVYAALQFGSVSGSNRSYDMVRGDLAGTENWYPQYPFAELTVNDASEYVQNRWNELYIGIFRANQVLENLGNEDTELTDDEKVSFEAQVRFLRAFYYFELVNTYGKAVVHTSVVKSQEEFNRPTSTMAEVYESVIMPDLEFAQANLPQEWTDKGDIGRATWGAATSLIGKAKLYNQDFAGAAETFKEVIDSRVYSLTSELIDNHTDLNEFNAESIFETTYSDVLKPGAPGQTVDDNPNETSGEATGLAWQTAPLSAGGYNTVLTSYYLHELMVYDELDPTNSANEGKEHSIRMNASIVPVNYDDLYFEEESGTKTGWAYGQSAYVKKHSNWYQTQYEDSQERSGINWRHIRYADVLLMYAEAVLESTGDFQTAMTYIDMIRSRAGVKTLETYTLENAGQFPALHRSVQVHGTHELVTPSVETVRTHLRMVERPLELCFEGHRWRDLVRWGNVQEVLTQNKADEDWRLNNFESIENAAPLFIVERVRPDYQVAADIYDSNTHDYFPIPTGETQINTGLSQ comes from the coding sequence ATGAAAAATATTAAAAAATATATCGCCGGTGGTGTTCTTGCAGCTTTTGTGATGATGGGCTGTAGCGAAGATGAATTTTTAACTCAAGATAATCCGAATAGTATTACTCCAGCATTTTTCTGGAAAACAAATGAGGATTTTAATAAAGCGACGAATACTGTTTATGCAGCACTTCAGTTTGGTTCTGTAAGTGGTTCTAACAGATCGTACGATATGGTAAGAGGTGATTTAGCCGGTACTGAAAACTGGTACCCTCAATATCCTTTTGCAGAACTGACTGTAAATGACGCATCAGAATATGTACAAAACAGATGGAATGAGTTGTACATTGGTATCTTCAGAGCAAACCAAGTTTTAGAAAACCTTGGTAATGAAGATACTGAATTAACAGATGATGAAAAAGTATCGTTCGAAGCACAAGTAAGATTCCTTAGAGCTTTCTACTACTTCGAATTAGTCAATACATACGGGAAAGCAGTTGTACACACTTCTGTTGTTAAAAGCCAAGAAGAGTTCAATCGTCCTACTTCTACTATGGCAGAGGTATATGAATCTGTTATTATGCCAGATTTAGAGTTTGCACAAGCAAATTTACCTCAAGAATGGACAGACAAAGGAGATATTGGTAGAGCAACTTGGGGTGCCGCTACTTCATTAATTGGTAAAGCAAAACTTTACAATCAGGATTTTGCAGGTGCAGCAGAAACATTTAAAGAAGTAATTGATAGTAGAGTGTATTCATTAACGTCAGAACTTATTGATAACCATACAGACCTTAATGAATTTAATGCTGAGTCTATCTTCGAAACAACATACTCAGATGTGTTAAAACCTGGTGCTCCTGGTCAAACAGTTGATGATAATCCTAATGAAACTTCTGGTGAAGCTACAGGATTAGCATGGCAAACAGCACCTTTAAGTGCTGGCGGTTACAACACAGTGTTAACATCTTACTATTTGCATGAATTAATGGTTTATGATGAGTTAGATCCTACAAATTCAGCAAACGAAGGTAAAGAACATTCGATTCGTATGAATGCTTCTATTGTTCCTGTTAACTATGATGATCTATATTTTGAAGAAGAGTCAGGTACAAAAACTGGATGGGCATATGGTCAATCTGCTTATGTGAAGAAACATTCGAATTGGTATCAAACTCAATACGAAGATTCTCAAGAACGTTCAGGTATTAACTGGAGACATATCCGTTATGCAGATGTATTGCTAATGTATGCTGAAGCAGTACTTGAATCTACTGGCGACTTCCAAACAGCAATGACTTACATCGATATGATTCGTTCTAGAGCAGGTGTAAAAACACTGGAAACTTATACTTTAGAAAATGCGGGTCAATTTCCAGCATTACATCGATCAGTACAAGTTCATGGCACACATGAATTAGTTACTCCTTCTGTTGAAACTGTAAGAACTCACTTAAGAATGGTAGAAAGACCATTAGAGTTATGTTTTGAAGGGCATAGATGGAGAGACCTAGTACGTTGGGGTAATGTTCAGGAGGTATTAACTCAGAATAAGGCAGATGAAGATTGGAGATTAAACAACTTTGAGTCGATAGAAAATGCAGCACCACTTTTCATTGTAGAAAGAGTGAGACCAGACTACCAAGTAGCGGCAGATATCTACGACTCGAATACTCATGATTACTTCCCGATTCCAACGGGTGAAACACAAATCAACACAGGTTTATCTCAGTAA
- a CDS encoding helix-turn-helix domain-containing protein, with amino-acid sequence MEIPHIKIKEGSNYDLILQLQSLYGGSIKDQVYKVSDELFDIEIRYFRLSEGIEISLNTISFKQDHRVTFIGNKEENRHLCFRFSYKGDFMRGHPFDHQETQLTEGMAIFDTALTFDVLMRKDQVHQWLGVRASSEVIKSNFLIFADYFGDVFNTDKTWMIYDHMSLEIHLLLKELFHLKELDKPAPVANSLIIARSSEAIGLFYERILSREVTNEKFIHQNDLEALLQIKDDILSTFEHPPSLEELAQEYGFSVSKLRRDFKNVFGTSLHRFHQNYRLEQAKISLSTKNMTITEISRMYGYKSISKFSFAFKKKFGKSPSEFQNL; translated from the coding sequence ATGGAAATACCTCATATAAAAATAAAGGAAGGAAGTAATTATGATCTCATACTTCAATTACAATCTCTATATGGTGGTAGTATTAAAGATCAGGTATATAAGGTATCTGATGAACTGTTTGATATTGAAATTAGGTATTTTAGACTAAGTGAGGGTATTGAGATCTCTTTAAATACGATCTCATTTAAGCAAGACCATCGAGTAACTTTTATTGGTAATAAAGAAGAGAACAGGCACCTATGTTTCCGTTTTTCTTACAAAGGGGACTTTATGAGAGGGCATCCATTTGATCACCAAGAAACTCAGTTGACTGAGGGGATGGCCATTTTTGATACGGCACTTACTTTTGATGTATTGATGCGTAAGGATCAGGTTCATCAGTGGTTAGGAGTGAGGGCATCCAGTGAAGTGATAAAGAGTAACTTTTTAATTTTTGCTGATTATTTTGGAGATGTTTTTAATACCGATAAAACTTGGATGATATATGATCATATGTCCCTTGAAATACATTTGTTACTAAAAGAATTATTCCACTTAAAAGAGTTAGATAAACCCGCACCAGTGGCAAATTCCTTGATTATTGCTCGATCAAGTGAAGCTATTGGGTTATTCTATGAAAGGATTCTAAGCAGAGAGGTAACCAATGAAAAGTTTATTCATCAAAATGATTTAGAGGCATTGCTACAAATTAAAGACGATATATTAAGTACTTTCGAACATCCCCCTTCTTTGGAAGAATTGGCTCAAGAATATGGATTCTCTGTATCAAAACTAAGAAGGGATTTTAAAAATGTCTTTGGAACTTCACTGCATCGTTTTCATCAAAATTATAGATTAGAACAGGCAAAAATAAGTTTGTCGACTAAAAATATGACCATTACAGAGATATCAAGAATGTACGGGTATAAATCAATTTCTAAATTCTCATTTGCTTTCAAAAAGAAATTCGGAAAATCACCCAGTGAATTTCAAAACCTCTAA
- a CDS encoding SusC/RagA family TonB-linked outer membrane protein codes for MSKAYDFFKIILTFIMLSIITVDSYAQNILRGRVTDAETNEPLPGVNIFIQKTTQGTTTNFEGEYSLEVKPGSNVVITYIGYQEQVVNITTQTELNIQLSMDTEALDEVVVIGYGTQKKKEITGAVGSLKSEAILKVPTSDLGESLQGQIAGVDVQASSGRPGAESNIQIRGIVSATSAGAPLYVVDGIPFQGNPNIAPEQIESIEVLKDGAAASIYGTRAAGGVILITTKRGKEDSFNVDFSAYAGIQNITSGTPLMNTTEQMYVEETRLAAIGQKPIHFVFNPNALYNNSDFVGDVQNDNAGMQSYNLGISGGSRNVKFNVSTNYFNQDGVMANSGFERFSTRLNGEFKKNKFRAFASVAITDEKTNQEPWGLYEYAVIQKPYEQPLGDLELVGGNSVFVESQNALQFGWLARQLQNSDVRDVMSTNMALSMEYEIVKGLSYQVNLGRNTWDYERNFFRPEFLVYNENGLVPAGSNVDAMLNQENTLNTGTTLENILKYNRQFGKHTIGLTAVYSWEEYHSKQTGVGVVGLLSNDTPVLSAGQTATKPYGYENTQTLTGKMFRAQYNYDNRYLVSFSVRNDGSSNFSPENRYGTFFGGSAGWNISEEQFFKNASGLSFIENLKVRASYGEVGNQNIDPYMWMPVIEAGVDYPFGPEGSEELGIGAIQRQYSNEGIKWETTIAKNIGLDLSMFNDRLQFTADFYKNDKEDMLLNQRLAPSSGTWVTRAVNHYNNIVVNAGDMYNKGMEFSLTYKQAYENGFNWSVTGTYAQNRNKVTDLNGLEGFALSGGVPVLTRGERTDPTTFLIKGYEAGAFFLLENEGVIKTQEQLEEYRELNGSAMLGDIMYKDQNDDGVIDDNDRVYAGSGQAKFNMGMGINASYKGFDFYMQLYYSHGSKIYNGSALYAYGGSRHKDQVYMWTPQNPNSDVPSARNNQEHENTRARSDYFLEDGSYLRIRNITLGYTVPKKLFKDKINQLRFYVTAQNPFTFTKYKGYDPEIGGDGLYMRGVDAGNYPVTRRLLAGMKLNF; via the coding sequence ATGAGTAAAGCTTATGATTTTTTTAAAATTATTCTGACTTTCATAATGCTCTCTATCATTACTGTAGATAGTTACGCACAGAATATTTTAAGAGGGCGAGTGACAGACGCTGAAACAAATGAGCCGTTACCTGGTGTGAATATTTTTATTCAAAAAACAACACAGGGAACAACAACTAACTTTGAAGGTGAATATTCACTGGAAGTAAAACCTGGTTCGAATGTAGTTATCACATACATCGGATATCAGGAACAAGTTGTAAATATTACAACACAAACAGAATTGAATATCCAACTTAGTATGGATACTGAAGCTCTAGACGAGGTAGTAGTTATTGGATATGGTACGCAGAAAAAGAAAGAAATTACAGGTGCCGTAGGGTCTCTTAAATCAGAAGCGATCTTAAAAGTACCGACATCAGACTTAGGAGAATCTCTTCAAGGTCAAATTGCAGGTGTTGATGTTCAGGCAAGTTCGGGTAGACCGGGTGCTGAATCCAACATCCAAATTCGTGGTATTGTTTCGGCAACTTCAGCTGGAGCTCCACTTTATGTAGTAGATGGTATTCCTTTCCAAGGGAATCCAAATATTGCACCTGAACAAATTGAAAGTATTGAGGTACTGAAAGATGGTGCAGCAGCATCGATTTACGGTACAAGAGCTGCAGGTGGTGTTATTTTGATTACTACGAAAAGAGGTAAAGAGGATTCTTTTAATGTAGATTTCTCCGCTTATGCTGGTATTCAAAACATTACTTCTGGTACTCCATTAATGAATACGACAGAACAAATGTACGTAGAGGAGACTAGGTTAGCTGCAATTGGTCAAAAACCTATTCACTTTGTATTTAATCCTAATGCATTGTACAACAATAGCGATTTCGTGGGTGATGTACAGAATGATAATGCAGGGATGCAATCGTATAACTTGGGTATTTCAGGTGGTTCTAGAAACGTAAAATTCAATGTTTCTACTAACTACTTTAACCAAGATGGTGTAATGGCAAATTCTGGATTCGAAAGATTCTCCACTCGTTTAAATGGTGAATTTAAGAAGAACAAATTTAGAGCTTTTGCTTCAGTAGCTATTACAGATGAGAAGACAAATCAAGAGCCTTGGGGCTTATACGAATATGCTGTAATTCAAAAGCCTTACGAACAACCGTTAGGAGATTTGGAATTAGTAGGTGGCAATTCAGTATTTGTTGAATCACAAAACGCTTTACAATTTGGTTGGTTAGCACGTCAGTTACAAAACTCTGATGTTAGAGATGTAATGTCGACAAATATGGCCCTATCAATGGAGTATGAGATTGTAAAAGGTTTATCGTATCAAGTAAACTTGGGTAGAAATACTTGGGATTACGAGAGAAACTTCTTCAGACCAGAGTTTTTAGTTTACAATGAAAACGGTCTAGTACCTGCAGGTTCAAATGTAGATGCGATGTTAAATCAAGAAAATACCTTAAATACAGGTACTACTTTAGAAAACATCCTAAAGTACAACAGACAGTTTGGTAAACATACAATTGGACTTACAGCAGTATACTCATGGGAAGAATACCACAGTAAGCAAACAGGTGTAGGTGTAGTAGGTTTATTATCTAACGATACACCAGTATTAAGTGCAGGTCAAACAGCCACAAAACCATACGGTTATGAAAATACGCAGACACTAACAGGTAAAATGTTTAGAGCTCAGTATAACTATGATAATCGTTACTTAGTTTCATTCTCAGTAAGAAATGATGGATCGTCTAACTTCTCTCCAGAGAATCGTTACGGTACTTTCTTTGGTGGGTCAGCAGGTTGGAATATCTCAGAAGAACAATTCTTCAAAAATGCATCAGGTTTATCATTTATTGAAAACTTAAAAGTTAGAGCATCATATGGTGAGGTAGGTAACCAAAACATTGATCCATACATGTGGATGCCAGTAATTGAGGCAGGTGTTGATTATCCATTCGGACCAGAAGGAAGCGAAGAGTTAGGTATTGGTGCTATTCAAAGACAATATTCTAATGAAGGCATTAAGTGGGAAACTACTATTGCAAAGAATATTGGTTTAGACTTGAGTATGTTCAACGATAGATTACAGTTTACTGCTGATTTCTATAAGAACGATAAAGAGGATATGTTGTTGAACCAACGTTTAGCACCTTCTTCAGGTACTTGGGTAACAAGAGCAGTTAACCATTATAATAATATTGTTGTTAATGCAGGTGACATGTACAATAAGGGTATGGAGTTCTCATTAACGTACAAGCAAGCATATGAAAACGGCTTCAATTGGAGTGTTACAGGTACTTATGCACAAAATAGAAATAAAGTAACTGACCTTAATGGTTTAGAAGGTTTTGCTCTTAGTGGTGGTGTTCCTGTATTGACAAGAGGAGAAAGAACAGACCCTACAACTTTCTTAATTAAAGGATACGAAGCAGGTGCATTCTTCTTACTTGAAAATGAAGGTGTGATTAAAACACAAGAACAATTAGAAGAATATAGAGAATTGAATGGATCAGCAATGCTTGGTGACATCATGTACAAAGATCAAAATGATGATGGTGTAATTGATGATAACGATAGAGTATATGCAGGTTCTGGACAAGCGAAGTTCAATATGGGTATGGGTATCAATGCTTCTTATAAAGGTTTTGACTTCTATATGCAATTGTATTACTCACATGGATCTAAAATTTACAATGGATCAGCTTTATATGCTTATGGTGGATCTCGTCACAAAGATCAAGTATATATGTGGACACCTCAGAATCCTAATTCTGATGTACCTTCAGCAAGAAACAACCAAGAGCATGAAAACACTAGAGCGCGTTCTGATTACTTCTTAGAAGATGGTTCATACCTAAGAATAAGAAATATCACTTTAGGATATACTGTACCTAAGAAATTGTTTAAAGACAAGATCAATCAGTTAAGATTCTATGTTACAGCTCAAAATCCTTTCACTTTCACAAAGTACAAAGGTTACGATCCAGAAATTGGTGGAGATGGTCTATACATGAGAGGTGTAGATGCGGGTAACTACCCTGTAACAAGAAGATTATTAGCAGGTATGAAATTAAACTTCTAA
- a CDS encoding arylsulfatase codes for MKKISLLILVTIISFGAFAQKKKSKQKQPNILVIWGDDIGFWNISAYNRGMMGYRTPNIDRIAKEGAIFTDHYAQQSCTAGRSAFALGEHPFRTGLLTIGMPGADHGIPDWAPTIGDVLKEKGYTTAQFGKNHLGDQDKHLPTNHGFDEFFGNLYHLNAEEEPETETYPKDPEFRKKYGPRGVLHTYADGRISDTGPLTRKRMETVDDEFLAASTQFIENAVKSDQPFFVWFNSSRMHIHTRLKEESIGVTGKGLYPDGMVEHDNQVGTLLDLIEELGVDDNTIVIYSTDNGAEKFTWPDGGTTPFHGEKGTTYEGGMRVPQLVKWPGVIKAGAEINDIMSHEDWLPTLAAAAGYDDIVADAKNGFEANGKEWRVHLDGYNFLPYFQGKEEEGPRHEIYYFAQNGKFDALRIDDLKISFTQLEGNFRTAVRQSTAWPTVTNLKSDPFETAKFESEMYFRWLVDQMWVMVPAGAKVKEFLGTMDQYPFQMGFQVNMSDIGYETFRMKKFMSDLEEMKSQFDKK; via the coding sequence ATGAAGAAAATATCCTTACTAATTTTAGTGACCATCATATCTTTTGGGGCCTTTGCTCAGAAAAAAAAATCGAAACAGAAACAACCCAATATCCTTGTGATTTGGGGTGATGACATTGGTTTTTGGAATATCTCAGCCTATAACAGAGGTATGATGGGGTATAGAACGCCCAATATCGATAGAATTGCAAAAGAAGGTGCGATTTTTACCGATCATTATGCACAGCAATCTTGTACGGCAGGGCGTTCAGCTTTTGCATTAGGAGAGCATCCTTTTAGAACAGGTTTGTTAACTATTGGTATGCCGGGCGCTGACCATGGTATTCCAGATTGGGCTCCGACTATTGGAGATGTGCTAAAAGAGAAAGGATATACTACGGCTCAATTTGGTAAAAACCATTTAGGAGATCAAGATAAGCACCTTCCAACAAATCATGGTTTTGATGAGTTCTTTGGAAATTTATATCACTTAAACGCAGAAGAAGAACCTGAGACAGAGACGTACCCTAAGGACCCTGAATTCAGAAAAAAATATGGCCCTAGAGGTGTTCTACATACTTATGCTGATGGTAGAATTTCGGATACAGGACCATTAACACGTAAACGTATGGAAACGGTTGATGATGAATTCTTGGCGGCATCGACTCAGTTTATCGAGAATGCAGTGAAAAGTGACCAACCTTTCTTTGTTTGGTTTAACTCTTCTAGAATGCATATTCATACTAGATTGAAAGAGGAATCAATTGGAGTTACTGGTAAAGGATTGTACCCTGATGGAATGGTTGAGCATGATAATCAGGTAGGTACATTGTTAGATCTAATTGAAGAATTAGGAGTAGATGATAATACTATCGTTATTTATTCGACTGATAATGGTGCGGAAAAGTTTACATGGCCTGATGGTGGTACTACACCTTTCCATGGTGAAAAAGGAACAACATACGAAGGAGGTATGAGAGTACCTCAATTAGTAAAATGGCCTGGTGTGATCAAGGCTGGAGCAGAAATTAACGATATTATGTCTCATGAAGATTGGTTGCCTACATTAGCTGCAGCTGCAGGGTACGATGATATTGTTGCCGATGCAAAAAACGGTTTTGAAGCGAACGGAAAAGAATGGAGAGTACACCTTGATGGGTATAACTTCTTGCCTTACTTCCAAGGAAAAGAAGAAGAAGGACCAAGACATGAAATCTATTACTTTGCCCAAAATGGTAAATTTGATGCTTTAAGAATCGATGATTTGAAAATCTCATTTACTCAATTAGAAGGTAACTTCAGAACAGCAGTAAGACAAAGTACTGCTTGGCCAACAGTAACAAACCTTAAGTCTGATCCATTTGAGACAGCCAAGTTTGAATCGGAAATGTATTTCCGCTGGTTGGTAGATCAAATGTGGGTTATGGTACCGGCAGGAGCAAAAGTGAAAGAGTTCTTAGGCACTATGGATCAATATCCTTTCCAAATGGGCTTCCAAGTTAATATGTCAGATATCGGCTATGAAACATTCAGAATGAAGAAATTTATGTCTGATTTAGAGGAGATGAAAAGTCAATTCGATAAGAAATAA